Part of the Novosphingobium sp. ZN18A2 genome, AAACAGCGCGTCCAGCGTGCCGAACTGTTCCGCGATCACCAGCGGGTTGTGGTTGGGCAGCATGATCCCGCCCGCGCCGATGCGGATGGTGGAGGTCGCATGGCCGATATGCGCCAGCGTTACCGCGGTGGCCGCGCTGGCGATCCCGGCCATGCCGTGATGTTCCGCCACCCAGAAACGGTGATAGCCCGCGGCCTCTGCCGTCCGGGCCAGTTGCGCCGCGTTGTCCAGCGCCGCGCCGATGGTGCCGCCTTCGACGACGGGGACGAGATCGAGAACTGCCAGCTTCACTTGGGCGCCTTCTCCTGTGACGTGTCCGTTTGCTTCGGGCCGTCCGCCTGTTTCGGCGGCGCGGTATCGGCCGCCAGCTGGTCAAGATAGCCCTGCGCGGTCTTTGCCTCGGCGCTTCCGGGTGCAACCTTCAGCACCGATTGCCAGCTTGACCGTGCCGCCTCGTCATGCCCGGAAAGGACGGCGATCACCCCCGCTTCCAGTCCGATCCGCGGATCGCGCGGGTTCAGCACGTTTGCCTTCTGGATATAGCCTTGCGCTTCGGCCAGCTTGTCTTCCCGCCGCGCCAGCGTGGCGGAAAGCAGCCAGACCTCTGCATTCATCGGCGCCAGCAACCGCGCCTGTGCCAGCGCGCCCGACGCTTCCGGCCCGCGGTTGAGCGCAACCAGCGCGCGGGCGCGATCGGCCTGGATGCCGCCGATAACCTGCTTGTCGGGATAATCCACCACGGCCACAGCCTTGTCGAACCAGCCCAGCGCCTGCTGCGCCTGCCCGGCGGCCAGTGCGGCATTGCCGGCCATCGCCATAAGCGGCACGGCGGACACCGCCTGCTCTGCCGGGATGCCTTTCACGGCGGATGCGAACGCCTTCTGCGCATCGGTGAAGTTGCCAAGCGCGGTCAGCGCCATGCCCAGGCACTGGTTCGCGCGCACTTGCGCCATCGGCCCGCCGCCTTCGGCCAGCCAAGAATGCGCTTCGGCCAGCCCCAGGGCGGGATCGCGCCGCGTCTTGGCAAGGCACAGTGTCAGGCGGTCCATGTCGGGGGAGGAACGCCGCGCCTCGGGCGGCGGGGCAGACTTCACCACGGTGCTGCGGCGGGGAATGGGCAAGGGCGCAAGGTCGACCGGCGCCGCGCTGCCCATCGACGGCTGGGCGCCGATCTGGGCAAGCAGGACAAGGGGAAGAAGCATGGACATCAGGCGGGCTTTCCGTGGGCCTGCCTGCCGGGCAGCGCGTCGATCGTGCGCAGCAGCACGGCGATATCGCCGTCGCGCGACAGGCGGTGATCGCCGTCCTTGATAAGGTGCACCTGCACATCGGCTGAACGCAGCGCCTCCGCCGTCTTCAGCGAAAGCGCCCAGGGCACGTCGGAATCGGCCTGCCCGTGGACAAGGCGCACCGGCCCGTCGAACGCGATCCCGCCGTCCAGCAGGCGCTGCGCCTGCCCGTCCGCCCAGAAGCGGGCGTGCATCGGCGTGGGTTCGGGGCCATAGGGATTTTCGTCGAACACGGTTTCGCCCGCGGCCAGCTTCGCCTTGTCCGCCGCGCTTCGCCCCCAGTCGGTGAAGTCCGGCGCGGCGGCGATGCCGACAAGCGCGCAAACGCGGTCCGGCATGGCGAGCGCGCCCAGCAGCATCAGCCAGCCACCCATCGACGATCCGATCAGCACCACGCGGTCCAGCCCCTTCGCGCCGACCAGCGCGGCCAGTTCCTCGCGCCAGCGCGAAAGCGTGCCGTCGGCAAAATCGCCGGGGCTCTGTCCGCAGCCAGAATAGTCGAACAGCAGGCAGGCGCGGCCCTTCGCGCGCGCCCATTCGAACACGGCCGTGGCCTTGCCGCCTTCCATGTCCGACATATAACCGGGCAGGAAAACCAGCGCCGGTCCCTCTCCGGGCGTGAAGCGATGGGCGATCCGGCGCCCGTCTGGCATCTGGTGGAAGGCGATGTCGGTCATGGTTACCGTCATGCCCCGGCGCGGCGGGGGCAGGCAAGCATCGTGTGGCCTTGCCCGACAGAAAGCGACGGCTTAGCTTCTGCACAATTCTTCAAGGGGGACAGGCACATGCGACTGGCGAACGGCGTGGCTTTGGTATCGATTCTAGGCGCGGTTTTCGCGGCACAACCCATAGCGGCCCAGACAATGAGCGCGCAAGAGGTGACAACCGCCAAAGCCGGGATAAGCCGCTCGCTCGACGCCAGCTACCCGCACCTGTTCGACCTTTACCGCGACATCCATTCGCACCCCGAACTGGGCTTTCAGGAAACCCGCACCGCCGCCCTGCTCGCCGGCGAAATGCGCAAGCTGGGCTTCACCGTAACCGAACATGTCGGCGGCACCGGGATCGTGGCGATGTATCGCAACGGCGAAGGGCCGACCGTTATGGTGCGCACAGAGCTTGACGCGCTGCCGATGCAGGAAAAGACCGGGCTGCCATACGCCTCTACCGTGCAGACCGAATGGAACGGCCGCCAGACCTATGTCGCGCACAGTTGCGGGCACGATGCACACATGGCGATCTGGGTGGGCACCGCAACCGCGCTGCTGGCGATGAAAGACCGCTGGCACGGCACGCTGATGTTCATCGCGCAGCCCGCCGAAGAGGAAGTGGGCGGCGCCGAAGCGATGCTGAAAGACGGGCTCTACACCCGCTTCGCCAGGCCGGACTATGCCTTCGCGCTGCACACCAGCCCCTATGCCTATGGCACGGTGCACGTCCATCCCGGCGCGGCAACCGCCAACGCGGACGACATAGCCATAACCTTCAAGGGGCGCGGCGGCCACGGGTCGGGCCCCAGCAAGACGATCGATCCGGTGCTGATGGCGGCGCGCTTCGTGGTTGACGTGCAATCGCTGGTCAGCCGCGAAAAAGACCCGCAGAAGCCCGGCGTCGTCACCATCGGCGCGATCCAGGCGGGCAGCGCGGGCAACATCATCCCCGACGAGGCGACCGTGCGCGGCACGATCCGCAACTACGATGCGCAGACCCGCGCGCTGCTGAAGGCAGGCGTAGCGCGCGTCGCCAAGGCCGAGGCGGAGATGGCCGGCGCGCCGCCGCCCGATATCTCCATCGGCAGCGAAAGCGCGCTGGCGGTCATCAACGATCCGGCGCTGACCGCGCGCATCGGCGCGGTGTTCCGGTCCGCGTTCGGCGACAAGGCGGTGGAAGACCCGCTGCCGATCACCGCCAGCGAGGACTTTTCGCAATTCGTCGATGCGGGCGTATCGAAATCGCTCGACTTCTGGATCGGCGTCTATCCGCCCGACAAGGTCGCCGCCGCGCAAAACGGCGGTGCGCCGCTGGCGGCCAACCATTCGCCCTATTACGCCCCCGTGCCGGAGCCCACGATCCGAACCGGCGTGGAAGCGATGGCGCTGGCAGTGCTGGATGTGGCGGAAACAAGCTGATCGACGCTCAGCCCGGCTGAAAAATCTGCTCTATCGGCAGGCCGAACACGTCGGCGATGCGAAAGGCGAGCGGGAGCGAGGGATCGTATTTCCCCGTCTCTATCGCGTTGACCGACTGGCGGCTGACCTCCAGCCGCGCGGCCAGATCGGCCTGGCTCCAGTCCCGCTCGGCGCGCAGCACTTTCAGCCGGTTCTTCACGCGCACCCCGCATCGCCAAGCGTCAGCTTGTTCCAGACCGCACCCAGTGCGATGCCCCCGCTCCAGATCGGGAACATCCACACGACCGGCAGCGGCGCCACGTCGGTAAACATCTCCAGCATGCCCCATATGGCCGCGATCGAAAGCGCCACGCCCGTGCCGAAGATCATCTTGCGCACTTCGAGCATGCGCAGATACTCGTCCTTCAGTTCCAGCAGCAGGCGGCCCATCGCGCCGATCATGCCCACCACGGCAATGCCCGGCAGGACCGCGACGGCCACCGACAATGCCGAGACGGGCGCCTTGTCCTTCAACGTGACCGCCGCAAGCATGGTCGCCCCCAGATAGAGCGCGGCGGAAATGCCCATGCGGACCAGATAGCGCCGGTAGGCGGGGCTGCGCGGCATCTTCACCGGGCACCGCCCTGGCACGATTCGCCCTTGCGCCGCCGCTGCCCGATAGCGCCCAACCGGATCGCCGCGATCACGGCAAGTCCCAGGACAAGCGACTGCGCGCTGCCCCTGCCGATCACGCCCATGCGCGACGCGAGGGCAACCAGAAGAATCGCGGCCGCCCAGAGCAGCCCGCTGGCAATGGCTTTCATGACAAGTCTCCTTGATTCGATGTAAAGGCACATTGACATTTTCACGCGGCCTGTCAAGCACCGTTTACACCTTGTCGTGTACCCTTGTCGTTTCGAGAGGGTGACAAGCTGTCGCCAAGGCCCTATCTGCAATGGCGATGACGCATTTGCGCGCCTTGATCCCGACTACCACCACCCCGGGCGACCGGGGGCGGAGCGTCGTGCGCGGCTGAAGCGGCCTGCGCATCCCGCCCGTCGCCCGGTGCCGGGCGGATGGCGTCACCTCCCGGACATGCCCCACGAAGCAGCACGCCGCCCCTTCCGGCACGCGCCGGCTTGTGCCAAAGCGCGCCGAAAGCAAGAGAGTGACCGATGTCCGAGATGTTGAAGATCAGCCTGCCCGACGGGTCCGTGCGCGAAATGCCTGCAGGCAGCACCCCGGCGGACGTTGCCGCGGCAATCGGCCCCGGTCTGGCCAAGGCCGCGCTGGCCGCGCGCGTGGATGGCGAGTTGCGCGACCTTGCGCGCCCGTTTGAAGGCGATGCCGAGCTTGCGCTTGTCACCGCGCGTGACGAGGCGGATGCGCTGGAGCTTGCCCGGCACGATTATGCCCACGTTCTGGCCGAAGCGGTGCAGGCGCTGTGGCCCGGCACGCAGATCACCTTTGGCCCGGCGACCGACGACGGGTTCTATTACGACGTGCTGGCCCCCGCCAGCCGCGAACCGTTCAGCATGGACGACCTGCCCGCCATCGAAGAGAAGATGCGCGAGATCATCAAGGCCGACAAACCGCTGCGCCGCGAAGTGTGGAGCCGCGAAGACCTGATCGCGCGCTGGGCGGGGCAGGGCGAAAGCTTCAAGGCCGAATGGGCCGCCGAACTGCCCGAGGGCGAAGACCTGACGGTTTACTGGTCGGGAACCGACTGGCTGGATATGTGCCGGGGGCCGCACCTGCCCAGCACGGGCAAGCTGGACCCGCAGGCGTTCAAGCTGCTGCGCGTGGCGGGCGCATACTGGCGCGGCGACCAGAAGAACGCACAGCTTACGCGCATCTACGGCACCGGCTGGCTCAACAAGAAGCAGCTCGACGCGCATCTGCACCGGCTGGAGGAGGCCGCCAAGCGCGACCACCGCAAGCTGGGCGCTGAGATGGACCTGTTCCATCTTCAGCAGGAAGCGCACGGCAGCGTGTTCTGGCACCCCAAGGGCTATATGATCTGGCGCGAGCTGGAAGCCTATATGCGCCGCGCGATAGACGGCGCGGGCTATCGCGAGGTGAAGACCCCGCAGGTTATGGACGCGCGCCAGTGGGAGCAGTCCGGCCACTGGGGCAAATATCGCGAGAACATGTTCGTCATCCCCGACGAAGTGCCCAACGTGGAAGACGAAGGCCCGCTGGTTTCCGACGATGCGGACTGGATGGCGCTGAAGCCGATGAACTGCCCGGCGCACGTCCTCATTTTCCGGCAGGGCATCAAGTCCTATCGCGAACTGCCGCTGCGGCTTTACGAAAACGGCTGCTGCCACCGCAACGAACCGCATGGAGCGCTGCACGGGCTGATGCGCGTGCGCCAGTTCACGCAGGACGACGCGCACATCTTCTGCCGCGAAGATCAGATCGTGGACGAGGTGCAGGCGTTCTGCGAACTGGCCGACCGCATCTATCGCGATTTCGGCTTCACTTACTCCATCAAGCTGGCGCTGCGCCCCGAAAAGCGTTTCGGCAGCGACGAGATGTGGGACAAGGCCGAACAGGAACTGCGCGATGCGGTGGTGCGCGCCGGGCTGGCAAGCGAGGAATACGGCTGGGAGGAACTGCCCGGCGAAGGCGCGTTCTATGCACCCAAGCTGGAATGGCACCTGACAGACGCGATTGGCCGCACCTGGCAGGTGGGCACGATCCAGTCCGACCGCGTTCTGCCCGAACGGCTGGACGCGACATATATTGCCGAGGACGGCGAACGCCACCGCCCGGTGATGCTCCACCGCGCGATCTTCGGATCATACGAACGCTTCATCGGCATCCTTGTCGAACACTTCGCGGGCAAGCTGCCGGTGTGGCTTGCCCCGGTGCAGGCGGTGGTGGCCACCATCGTCAACGATGCGGACGGCTATGCCGCCGAGGTCGAGGCGAAGCTGAAAGCAGCGGGCATTCGGGTAGAGAGCGACCTTCGCAACGAGAAGATCAATTACAAGGTGCGCGAACATTCGCTGAAGAAGGTTCCGCACCTGCTGGTGGTCGGCAAGCGCGAGGCCGAGGAAGGCACCGTCGCGATCCGCACGCTGGGCGAAAAAGAGCAGAAGGTCGTGCCGTTTGACGAAGCCATCGCCATGCTGAAGGCCGCGGCCACCCCGCCCGACCTCAAGCCGGCTTGAGGTTGCGCGGGCGGTGTCGGTCTTCGTCGTCGCGGTGCTGATGGCGGGCCTCGGGTATTACTGGGGGCTGCAACATCGCGAACCCGGCGCCGCCCGGCCCGGCCCGATGGGCCTGGTGTTGCCGCTGGCGATCTATGTTGCGGTGGTTGCCTTGCTGTTCGTGCCCGTTGCCGGGACCGAATGCGCACGGCCCGGCACATACACGTTCAACGTCTGCGAAATGGTCAAGCGCGCGCACGTGGCGATCTACATGATCGTCGCGGCGGGCGGGCTGACCGGCGCGGCGGGCGCTTATTTCGGCGGATACCGGCGCGCGCGGTGGTGGCTTCTGGCAATATGGCCGCTTCCCGCGGTGCTCGGCTGGCTGCTCACCTGAACGGGACGGCGCCGTGACCCTCGACCAGATCCCGCTGCTGACGCTTGCCCTGGCGATGTGCGCCGCGCTGGTCGCGGCGTTCGTGCGCGGGCTGGCGGGGTTCGGCATGGCCATCCTGCTGGTGCCGCTGCTCGGACTGATCGTATCCCCGACCGAGGCGGTGGTGATTTCGAACATGCTGGGCCTGCTGATCGGCATCGCCAGCGTGAAGGACATCCGCCGCGCGGGAGAGTTTTCCAGCGCCGTGCCCATCGGTCTGCTGGCGATGGTGCTGACGCCCGCCGGGCTGCTGCTGCTGGCGGCCACGCCGCCCGGCATCGCGCGCGTGCTGATCGCGCTGGTGGCGATCGGCGCCTTCGGCATTGTCCTGTTACCGATGAAGCAGGACCACGTTCCGGGGACAATCGAAACGGGCCTTACCGGCGCGGCCGCCGGGCTGCTTACCGGCTTTGCGGGAATGCCCGGCCCACCGGTCGTGCCCTATTACATGCGCCGGCCGATCGACCGCGCGGTGGCGCGCGCATCGATGATGAGCGTGTTTCTGATGACATCGGTCGCCAGCACCGCCGCCGCGCTGCTGCTGCGCCTTGGCGGCAGGCGCGAAGCCCTGATCGCGCTGGCGCTGTTTCCCGCCGTGCTGCTGGGCAATTGGCTGGGCGGAAAGGCATTCGGGCGCGTCAGCAATGCCGCATGGCGGGGATTCGTGGGCGTCATGCTTGCGCTCGCCGGGCTGATGGCGCTTTCCCGAATGCTGCTGCAATAAGGCATTTCCAGAATAAGCGGATTCCGGATTTTCGGTACAACATTGCTTGCAAAACAAGCAGATACGACATCGTCTCTGATTCGATCTGTAATACCAACCTGCACTCAGGCCGGGGCTTCGGCCTCTTTCCCGCTTGCCGCCGGCTTGTATTTCGCACCGTCGCTGGTGAATTCTGCGTGGCCCAGCGTGCCGAGATAACGCTGCAACCTGCCGGTCAGCCGCATCGCCGCGATCTCACGCAGGACGGGCACCTTGCCCGCCGCTTCATAGGCGCGCATCCGGCCAACCACGTGCAGACCCACCGCGGCGGCGCGGGCACGGTCAATCCCCGAAATCCGCACGCCGAAATCGCGCGCGCGACGTTCGTCCCCGCCGCAGAAGTTCTGCAGGAAATAGACTTTCGAAAAGCTCTTTTCGAAGCGTTCGCGCATCGCGCCCTTCGGCGTGGAGGTATCGCCCAACTGCGCCTCCATCGTCGCGCGCAGCAGCGCGCCGCAGGTCGCATCGTCAAACCCGCTGCGCAGCGTCACCATGCGCGCGTTCCATGCATCGACGATCTCTGCCGGGGTATCGGCCAGCAGGTCCTGCGGCAGGCCCAGCAGGAAGCAGCGATAGCGTGACAGTTCGATCTGCGCGCGTTCGTCCGCCGTAAACCCGCGCTTTTCGCGCAGCGCCTTGCTGGAGATGAAAAAGTCACTGATAAGGCCGGCGGGCATCTGGTCGACTTGCGGGATCGGGATACCGAACACCCTCTGGTCCCACCGCCCTTTCGACAGCACGTTGAAGCGCACCATCGAATGCATCAGCCGCACCATCGCCGCCGCCTTGAAGCCGGGGCCGAACCGCCTCAGCGCGCCGGGCAGTGTGGATGTGCCGAAGAATGTGGCGGTTTCCTTGATCCGGCGCGCGGCCGTCTTGTTGGAAAGCGTGCCGGTCAACGCCATCGGCAGCGCCGCGTACTTGTTCATGAAGGTGGCGATGAATCCGCCCCGGATCGCCCAGGGCGCGAAGTTCGCCATCGCGTTGCGCTGAAGCCGCGCGCCCTTTTCCACCAGCTTCATGTCCACCCATGCGGGCGTGTCTTCCATAGCGGCGATGAAGCGCGAAAGTTCCGGCGGCGCATCGGGCACCGCGTCCACACCCTTGTCGCAGGCGGCCACCAGCATTTCGACCAGCGGGCGGAACCCGTATTGCGGCATCAGCGCGGCGTAGGGATCGGCCACCGTGTCGCCCAGCATGGTATAGGCTTCCATGCGGCCGATCAGGTCGCGGTCTGCCAGCAGGCGCTCTGCCATGCCGGGTGAAACATTGCGCAAATCGGAAAGTTCGGGCTGGCCGTCCAGCAGTCGTTCCGGTCGCAGGCCGAAATCGATGCCCCCGTACATCGCGGGATTATCGCTCTTCTGGCTCTCGATCTTCTGCCGCAGGTCTTCGCCGGTCAGCGCCATGATCCTCTCCGCGCATTTAACCGCGCGATTGAATACCATCGCAGGCGCCGTGGCAAGGCGCAGCGCATCAGACGGTGAAGCTCTCCCCGCAGCCGCACGATCCGGTGGCATTCGGGTTGTTGAACACGAAGCCGGCGGTGAAATCGTCCTCGCGCCAGTCCATCGTCGACCCGATCAGGTAGAGCACGCTCGCTCCGTCGATGAAGAAGGTGCCGCCGCTGGTTTCGATGCGTTCGTCCATCGGATCGGCCTCTGTGACGAAGTCGACCGAGTAGGCGAGGCCCGAACAGCCGCGTCGCGGGGTGGAAAGTTTCACGCCGATTGCATCGTCCGGCGCCTTTTCCATCAACGCGCCGATCCGCGCTTCGGCGGCGGGCGTCAGCGTAACGGCGGCTGGGCGCGGGCGTATCCTGGTTTCGGTCGTCATCTCATATCTCTCCCCCCTCCCACCAACGGGAAGGGATCAAATTACAGCATACCCAGTTCCAACCGGGCCTCGTCGCTCATCTTCGCGGGGTCCCACGGCGGGTCCCACACGATCTCTACCTGCGCGTCGCGAACGCCGGGCACCGCGCCGATGCGCAGTTCCACTTCGCCCGGCATCGATTCGGCCACCGGGCAGTGCGGCGTCGTCAGCGTCATGGTGACGGCAACGTCGCCTTCGTTCGTTACGTCCACGCCATATATAAGGCCCAGGTCGTAGATATTCACGGGTATCTCGGGATCGTAGATGTCCTTGAGCGCGGTAATCACCGCCTCATAGGTGTCGCCGCCCGGCTGGTTGGGATCGGCCCCCACGGGCTTTTCCGACAGGAACCCGTCAAGATAGTCGCGCTTGCGCTCCAGCTTTTCGGCAGGCGATTCGGTCGCGTCTTCAACCTTCGCGCGCGGTGCGGTTTCCACCTTGTCCACTTCCTCGACGGCAAATTTGGGATCGTCGCTCATCCGAATATCCTCCTCGTGCGATCGATGCCTCGGATGAGAGCCTCGATGTCGCTTTCGTCCGAATAGATGCCGAAACTGGCGCGCGCGGTGGCCGGGACGCCAAGGTGGTCCATCAGCGGCTGCGCGCAGTGGTGCCCCGCGCGGATCGCCACGCCTTCCTCGTCCAGGATCGTGCCAAGGTCGTGCGGATGCACGCTGTCCAGCGCAAAGCTGACGATGCCCGCGGCCTCGTCCGGCCCGAACAGCGTAACCGCGTTGGTCGCGCGCAGCGCATCGCGCGCTTTAGCCACCAACGCGCGTTCGTGCGCGTCGATGGCTTCCAGCCCGATGTCCGACACGAAATCCACCGCCGCGCCAAAGGCGATCGCCTCCACAATGGCGGGCGTGCCCGCCTCGAAACGCTGCGGGGGCGGCGCATATGTGGTCTTTTCGAAGGTCACGCGGTCGATCATCGCGCCGCCGCCCTGCCACGGCGGCATGGCGGCGAGGATCTCCTCTTTCGCCCAAAGCGCGCCGATGCCGGTCGGCCCGTAAAGCTTGTGCGCCGAAAAGGCATAGAAATCGCAGCCCAACGCCGCCACGTTCACCGGCAGGCGCGGAACGGCCTGGCAGCCGTCGATCAGGATCTTCGCGCCCACGCCGTGCGCAAGGCGCACCGCGCGCTCCACGTCGAGCACAGAGCCGAGCACGTTGGAAACGTGCGCCAGCGCAACCAGCTTGTGCGCCGGGGTAAGCATCGCTTCCGCCGCGTCGAGATCGATCCGCCCGTCCGCCGTCAGCGGGCAGACGTCGATTTCTATGCCGGTGCGATCGCGCAGCATCTGCCACGGAACGATGTTGGCGTGATGTTCAAGCGTTGAAAGCAGCACGCGGTCGCCCGCCTTCAGGTTCGCCGTGCCCCACGTGTTGGCGACAAGGTTGATCGCCTCGGTCGCGCCGCGCGTGAACACCACTTCGCTTTCCGCGCCGCCGATGAAGGCCGCAACCTTCCTGCGCGCCGCCTCGTAAGCCAGCGTCATTTCGGCCGAGCGGGCATAGACCCCGCGATGCACGGTCGCATAGTCGCGCCCCATCGCGGCCGCCGCCGCGTCGATCACCGCTTGTGGCTTCTGGGCGGTGGCGGCGGTGTCTAGGTAGTGCCAGCGGTTGCCATCCGGGGTCAGCAGGCCGGGCCATGTCATGCTGTTTCCGCTCGTGTCGAGCGCAGTCGGGACGCGCTTCTCGACTGCGCTTGACGCGAACCGAGGGGTGGAGGCTTCCGTCATCCCGCATCCCCCAGAGCTTCCAGCGCCTTGTCGAGCAACGCGGCGGCTTCGCCCTCGTCGCTCATCGCCTCGAATGCGTCGGCCACGAAAGCGCGGATCAGCAGCTTGCGCGCCGCTTCGGGCGGAAGCCCGCGCGCCGCCATGTAGAACGCGGCCGCATCGTCCAGCGCGCCGATCGCGGCGCCGTGCGCGCACTTCACGTCGTCGGCGAAGATTTCCAGTTCCGGCTTGGCGTTGGCGGTGGCGCCCGCTTCCAGCAGCATCGCCTTGAAATTCTGCGCCGCGTCGGTTTTCTGCGCATCGGGCGAAACCTCGATGCGGCCGAGGAAGTTGCCGGTGGAGCGCCCCCACTGGACCGAGCGCACGACCTGGTTCGATGTCGCGTCCGGCTCCGCATGGAGCACGCGCGTCACGAATTCCTGCGTTCCGGTGCCGCCCAGCGTCACCCCGCCGAATTCGAAATGCGCACCTTTGGCAAGCCGCACCTCCACTTCCAGCCGCAGGTAATCGGTGCCGGTGTTGATCGCGAAAATCTCTGCCCGCGCGCCTTCGCCCACGGTCAGGTGAACGCGGTGGAGTTCCGGCCCGGTGCCGTCCAGCACCAGCGTCTTCGCGCGCGTCTCGCCCGGCGCGAGCGTTACCTCTTTCCAGACGTCGAACGCTTGCGGAGCGAAGGCCGCCAGCGCATCGCCATCGGCATAACGCCAGTCCTCGTCACGCGTGGTGGGAAGGGTTGCCGCCTCTCTCACGCCACCGCCTCATAGCCTTCGCGCTCAAGCTCGTGCGCCAGTTCGGGGCCGCCGGACTTCACGATGCGGCCATCCGCAAGCACGTGCACGAAATCGGGCTTCACGTAGTCGAGCAGCCGCTGGTAGTGCGTGATCAGCAGCACCGCCTTGTCGGGCTTGCGCATGATCGAATTGATCCCTTCGCCCACCACGCGCAGCGCATCGATGTCGAGGCCGGAGTCGGTCTCGTCCAGAACGGCGAGCTTCGGATCGAGGATGCCCATCTGCACCATCTCGGCGCGCTTCTTCTCGCCGCCCGAAAAGCCCACGTTCACCGGGCGCTTCAGCATGTCCATGTCAAGCTTGAGCAGCCCCGCCTTCTCGCGCGCGAGCTTCAGGAACTCGCCGCCCGAAAGCGCCTCTTCCCCGCGCGTCTTGCGCTGGGCGTTCAGGCTTTCGCGCAGGAACTGCACGAACGAGACGCCGGGGATCTCGACCGGGTACTGGAAGCCCAGGAACAACCCGGCAGCGGCGCGTTCGTGCGGTTCCATCCCGAACAGGTCCGCACCTTCGAACGTGGCCGAACCGCCGGTCACTTCGTAGCCGGGCCGCCCGCCGAGCGTATAGCCCAGCGTGGACTTGCCAGCGCCGTTCGGCCCCATGATCGCGTGGACCTCGCCCGCGTTGATGGTGAGCGAAAGCCCCTTGAGGATCGGCTTGTCGGCAACGTTCGCGGAAAGATTGGTGATTTCTAGCATGTTCAGTCCTGATGCGTGCGGGCCGGGCGGGCGTCGCGCGGGTTGTGCGCGCGGCCACGGGACGGCCTGGTGTTCTGTCGGGCGCGGCGTTCGTGCCAGCGCGCTTCCATCGCGTCGCGGATATGCGCGGCCGCGCCTTCGGGATCGGCGAGCACCTCGGCAGCGGGCAGGCGGAGCACCTGATAGCCCACT contains:
- a CDS encoding SUF system Fe-S cluster assembly protein, yielding MSDDPKFAVEEVDKVETAPRAKVEDATESPAEKLERKRDYLDGFLSEKPVGADPNQPGGDTYEAVITALKDIYDPEIPVNIYDLGLIYGVDVTNEGDVAVTMTLTTPHCPVAESMPGEVELRIGAVPGVRDAQVEIVWDPPWDPAKMSDEARLELGML
- a CDS encoding helix-turn-helix transcriptional regulator, coding for MKNRLKVLRAERDWSQADLAARLEVSRQSVNAIETGKYDPSLPLAFRIADVFGLPIEQIFQPG
- a CDS encoding sulfite exporter TauE/SafE family protein, which produces MTLDQIPLLTLALAMCAALVAAFVRGLAGFGMAILLVPLLGLIVSPTEAVVISNMLGLLIGIASVKDIRRAGEFSSAVPIGLLAMVLTPAGLLLLAATPPGIARVLIALVAIGAFGIVLLPMKQDHVPGTIETGLTGAAAGLLTGFAGMPGPPVVPYYMRRPIDRAVARASMMSVFLMTSVASTAAALLLRLGGRREALIALALFPAVLLGNWLGGKAFGRVSNAAWRGFVGVMLALAGLMALSRMLLQ
- a CDS encoding iron-sulfur cluster assembly accessory protein, with the translated sequence MTTETRIRPRPAAVTLTPAAEARIGALMEKAPDDAIGVKLSTPRRGCSGLAYSVDFVTEADPMDERIETSGGTFFIDGASVLYLIGSTMDWREDDFTAGFVFNNPNATGSCGCGESFTV
- the thrS gene encoding threonine--tRNA ligase; this encodes MSEMLKISLPDGSVREMPAGSTPADVAAAIGPGLAKAALAARVDGELRDLARPFEGDAELALVTARDEADALELARHDYAHVLAEAVQALWPGTQITFGPATDDGFYYDVLAPASREPFSMDDLPAIEEKMREIIKADKPLRREVWSREDLIARWAGQGESFKAEWAAELPEGEDLTVYWSGTDWLDMCRGPHLPSTGKLDPQAFKLLRVAGAYWRGDQKNAQLTRIYGTGWLNKKQLDAHLHRLEEAAKRDHRKLGAEMDLFHLQQEAHGSVFWHPKGYMIWRELEAYMRRAIDGAGYREVKTPQVMDARQWEQSGHWGKYRENMFVIPDEVPNVEDEGPLVSDDADWMALKPMNCPAHVLIFRQGIKSYRELPLRLYENGCCHRNEPHGALHGLMRVRQFTQDDAHIFCREDQIVDEVQAFCELADRIYRDFGFTYSIKLALRPEKRFGSDEMWDKAEQELRDAVVRAGLASEEYGWEELPGEGAFYAPKLEWHLTDAIGRTWQVGTIQSDRVLPERLDATYIAEDGERHRPVMLHRAIFGSYERFIGILVEHFAGKLPVWLAPVQAVVATIVNDADGYAAEVEAKLKAAGIRVESDLRNEKINYKVREHSLKKVPHLLVVGKREAEEGTVAIRTLGEKEQKVVPFDEAIAMLKAAATPPDLKPA
- a CDS encoding alpha/beta hydrolase — encoded protein: MTDIAFHQMPDGRRIAHRFTPGEGPALVFLPGYMSDMEGGKATAVFEWARAKGRACLLFDYSGCGQSPGDFADGTLSRWREELAALVGAKGLDRVVLIGSSMGGWLMLLGALAMPDRVCALVGIAAAPDFTDWGRSAADKAKLAAGETVFDENPYGPEPTPMHARFWADGQAQRLLDGGIAFDGPVRLVHGQADSDVPWALSLKTAEALRSADVQVHLIKDGDHRLSRDGDIAVLLRTIDALPGRQAHGKPA
- a CDS encoding amidohydrolase; its protein translation is MSAQEVTTAKAGISRSLDASYPHLFDLYRDIHSHPELGFQETRTAALLAGEMRKLGFTVTEHVGGTGIVAMYRNGEGPTVMVRTELDALPMQEKTGLPYASTVQTEWNGRQTYVAHSCGHDAHMAIWVGTATALLAMKDRWHGTLMFIAQPAEEEVGGAEAMLKDGLYTRFARPDYAFALHTSPYAYGTVHVHPGAATANADDIAITFKGRGGHGSGPSKTIDPVLMAARFVVDVQSLVSREKDPQKPGVVTIGAIQAGSAGNIIPDEATVRGTIRNYDAQTRALLKAGVARVAKAEAEMAGAPPPDISIGSESALAVINDPALTARIGAVFRSAFGDKAVEDPLPITASEDFSQFVDAGVSKSLDFWIGVYPPDKVAAAQNGGAPLAANHSPYYAPVPEPTIRTGVEAMALAVLDVAETS
- a CDS encoding oxygenase MpaB family protein, with amino-acid sequence MALTGEDLRQKIESQKSDNPAMYGGIDFGLRPERLLDGQPELSDLRNVSPGMAERLLADRDLIGRMEAYTMLGDTVADPYAALMPQYGFRPLVEMLVAACDKGVDAVPDAPPELSRFIAAMEDTPAWVDMKLVEKGARLQRNAMANFAPWAIRGGFIATFMNKYAALPMALTGTLSNKTAARRIKETATFFGTSTLPGALRRFGPGFKAAAMVRLMHSMVRFNVLSKGRWDQRVFGIPIPQVDQMPAGLISDFFISSKALREKRGFTADERAQIELSRYRCFLLGLPQDLLADTPAEIVDAWNARMVTLRSGFDDATCGALLRATMEAQLGDTSTPKGAMRERFEKSFSKVYFLQNFCGGDERRARDFGVRISGIDRARAAAVGLHVVGRMRAYEAAGKVPVLREIAAMRLTGRLQRYLGTLGHAEFTSDGAKYKPAASGKEAEAPA